Proteins from a genomic interval of Stenotrophomonas maltophilia:
- the bioH gene encoding pimeloyl-ACP methyl ester esterase BioH translates to MHIEVTGRGPDLVLIHGWALQGGVFAPLVQRLADQFTLHLVDLPGHGHSREDTTSLRLPFVVSAIAAATPPAVWCGWSLGGLFALHAAATLPKVRGLAMIAATPRFVRGEDWPHAVEPAVFEQFGRELANDFGGTLERFLALDVMGSAHAREELRTLRQRLVERGAPTERALLEGLRLLESTDLRGALPALGKPSLWIAGQRDRLVSPVAMQAAAALAPGAQALTIAHGGHAPFLGHADEVAAALQHFVAGLSPADGGQ, encoded by the coding sequence ATGCATATTGAAGTCACCGGCCGTGGGCCGGACCTGGTGTTGATCCACGGTTGGGCCCTGCAGGGCGGCGTGTTCGCGCCGCTGGTACAGCGGCTTGCGGACCAGTTCACCCTGCATCTTGTCGACCTGCCCGGCCACGGGCACAGCCGCGAGGACACCACGTCGCTGCGCCTGCCGTTCGTGGTCAGTGCCATTGCCGCGGCCACGCCGCCGGCGGTGTGGTGCGGCTGGTCGCTGGGCGGCCTGTTCGCATTGCACGCGGCGGCAACGCTGCCGAAGGTACGCGGCCTGGCAATGATCGCCGCCACGCCGCGTTTCGTGCGTGGCGAGGATTGGCCGCACGCGGTGGAACCGGCGGTGTTCGAGCAGTTCGGGCGCGAGCTGGCCAACGATTTCGGCGGCACCCTGGAGCGCTTCCTGGCACTGGACGTGATGGGCTCGGCGCACGCCCGCGAGGAGCTGCGCACGCTGCGCCAGCGCCTGGTCGAGCGCGGCGCCCCCACTGAACGCGCCCTGCTGGAAGGCCTGCGCCTGCTCGAAAGCACCGACCTGCGCGGCGCCCTGCCAGCGCTGGGGAAGCCCAGCCTGTGGATCGCCGGCCAGCGCGACCGCCTGGTGTCACCGGTCGCCATGCAGGCCGCTGCGGCGCTGGCCCCGGGCGCGCAGGCGCTGACCATCGCCCACGGCGGCCATGCACCCTTCCTCGGCCATGCCGATGAGGTGGCAGCCGCCCTGCAACACTTCGTTGCCGGCCTGTCACCGGCCGATGGCGGACAATGA
- a CDS encoding YdcF family protein — translation MSRGRHRERTGLLGWLWRLFVLLVIWLLGVTAWIVWVGERDQAAKADAIIVLGAAAYDAKPSPVFEERIRHGLDLYEARYAPLLIFTGGYGGTGARFSESQVARRYALKHGVPDDAILIETASRNTVQNLVEAKRLMDQRSLHRVIIVSDPLHMARALRLSKALGIDALASSTPSTRFRSFHTSWRFLVQEIYFFHRDLVRPPLSSPANT, via the coding sequence GTGAGCCGCGGGCGGCACCGCGAACGCACCGGCCTGCTGGGCTGGTTGTGGCGGCTGTTCGTGCTGCTGGTGATCTGGCTGCTGGGCGTGACCGCCTGGATCGTCTGGGTGGGGGAGCGTGACCAGGCCGCCAAGGCCGACGCCATCATCGTGCTGGGTGCCGCCGCCTATGACGCCAAGCCGTCACCCGTGTTTGAAGAACGCATCCGCCATGGGCTGGACCTGTATGAAGCGCGCTATGCGCCGCTGCTGATCTTCACCGGTGGCTATGGCGGTACCGGTGCCCGCTTCTCCGAATCGCAGGTCGCGCGGCGCTATGCGCTCAAGCACGGCGTGCCGGACGACGCGATCCTGATCGAGACCGCCTCGCGCAATACCGTGCAGAACCTGGTGGAAGCCAAGCGGCTGATGGACCAGCGCAGCCTGCACCGGGTGATCATTGTCAGCGACCCGCTGCACATGGCGCGCGCGCTGCGCCTGAGCAAGGCGCTGGGCATCGATGCGCTGGCCTCGTCCACGCCCAGCACGCGTTTCCGCAGCTTCCATACCAGCTGGCGCTTCCTGGTGCAGGAAATCTATTTCTTCCACCGCGACCTGGTGCGCCCGCCGTTGAGTTCGCCGGCCAACACCTGA
- the bioF gene encoding 8-amino-7-oxononanoate synthase, with protein MARPDLTARLHAQRALRDAQGRRRPRRTVTRRDGVRLEVDGQWLTGFCSNDYLGLAQQFSVVNALQDAAAREGAGAGASHLVCGHHAMHDALEREVAEWLGYPRALLFGSGFAANLAVQQALLSEENDVCVQDKLNHASLLDATRLAGARLRRYPHLDAEGAMRQLKHAPDGAAMLATDGVFSMDGDIAPLRALSLVARLQQALFYVDDAHGVGVVGDGRGAVAAAGLGVDDVPLQLVTLGKALGGSGALVLGRDDLIEHLAETARPYIYTTAVPPAMAAAALEAVRLARRNNWRRSKLADLIALFRSEARRHGLDLMASETPIQPLLCGDDHSAMAMSKALEQAGWLVGAIRPPTVPEGKARLRVTLSALHAPEQVRGLVEAIANARDRVDLAVREAAPPPLPAFA; from the coding sequence ATGGCCCGCCCCGACCTGACCGCCCGCCTCCACGCCCAGCGCGCTCTGCGCGATGCCCAAGGCCGTCGCCGCCCGCGACGCACGGTCACCCGTCGTGATGGCGTGCGCCTGGAAGTGGACGGCCAATGGCTGACCGGCTTCTGCAGCAACGACTACCTGGGCCTTGCCCAGCAGTTCAGCGTGGTCAACGCGCTGCAGGACGCCGCCGCACGCGAAGGCGCTGGCGCTGGTGCCTCGCACCTGGTCTGCGGCCACCACGCGATGCACGACGCACTCGAACGCGAGGTGGCCGAGTGGCTGGGTTACCCGCGTGCATTGCTGTTCGGCAGTGGCTTCGCCGCCAATCTGGCGGTGCAGCAGGCACTGCTGAGTGAAGAGAACGATGTCTGCGTACAGGACAAGCTCAACCACGCCAGCCTGCTCGATGCCACCCGGTTGGCCGGTGCACGTCTACGTCGTTATCCGCATCTGGATGCGGAAGGCGCGATGCGTCAGCTCAAGCACGCGCCCGATGGCGCGGCAATGCTGGCCACCGATGGTGTCTTCAGCATGGATGGCGACATCGCACCGCTGCGTGCATTGTCGCTTGTGGCACGCCTGCAGCAGGCGCTGTTCTATGTGGATGATGCGCACGGTGTAGGCGTGGTCGGTGATGGCCGTGGTGCCGTGGCCGCCGCAGGACTGGGCGTGGACGATGTGCCGCTGCAGCTGGTCACACTGGGCAAGGCGCTGGGTGGTTCCGGTGCACTGGTGCTGGGCCGCGACGACCTGATCGAGCATCTGGCCGAAACCGCGCGCCCGTACATCTACACCACCGCCGTGCCACCGGCGATGGCCGCCGCTGCACTCGAAGCGGTGCGTCTGGCGCGCAGGAACAACTGGCGCCGCTCCAAGCTGGCCGACCTGATCGCGCTGTTCCGCAGCGAAGCACGCCGCCACGGGCTGGACCTGATGGCCTCGGAAACGCCGATCCAGCCGCTGCTGTGCGGCGATGACCACAGCGCCATGGCGATGTCCAAGGCGCTGGAACAGGCCGGCTGGCTGGTCGGCGCGATCCGCCCGCCGACGGTGCCGGAAGGCAAGGCGCGCCTGCGCGTCACGCTGTCCGCACTGCATGCACCGGAACAGGTGCGGGGTCTGGTCGAGGCCATCGCCAACGCGCGCGATCGCGTCGACCTGGCCGTACGCGAAGCCGCCCCACCGCCGCTGCCCGCTTTTGCCTGA
- the bioB gene encoding biotin synthase BioB, with the protein MAAAIRHDWQHDELQALFDLPFPELLFRAAAVHREHFDPSQVQVSTLLSVKTGGCPEDCAYCPQAQRYSTGVNAQKLMETDAVLAKARQAKAAGASRFCMGAAWRSPKDRDIPKVAAMIAGVKALGLETCATLGMLSGEQARALKDAGLDYYNHNLDTAPDYYDSIIHTRQYQDRLDTLEHVRDAGLKTCCGGIVGMGETRAQRVGLLLALATLPAHPDSVPINKLVQVAGTPLHGSAELDPFEFVRMIAVARIAMPRSMVRLSAGREAMSDELQALCFLAGANSIFYGDKLLTTGNPESERDLALFARLGLQPMAVQVDAEGHDHGGTVHADISADTPGCGCAHAA; encoded by the coding sequence ATGGCTGCTGCCATCCGCCACGACTGGCAACACGACGAACTGCAGGCACTGTTCGATCTGCCGTTCCCCGAGCTGCTGTTCCGCGCCGCCGCGGTCCATCGCGAGCACTTCGACCCGTCGCAGGTGCAGGTGTCCACGCTGCTGTCGGTGAAGACCGGTGGCTGCCCGGAAGACTGCGCGTACTGCCCGCAGGCGCAGCGCTACAGCACCGGGGTGAACGCGCAGAAGCTGATGGAGACCGATGCGGTGCTGGCCAAGGCACGTCAGGCCAAGGCCGCCGGCGCATCGCGCTTCTGCATGGGCGCGGCGTGGCGTTCGCCGAAGGACCGCGACATCCCGAAGGTGGCGGCGATGATCGCCGGGGTGAAGGCACTGGGGCTGGAGACCTGCGCCACGCTGGGCATGCTCAGCGGCGAGCAGGCGCGTGCGCTGAAGGATGCGGGCCTGGACTACTACAACCACAACCTCGACACCGCGCCGGACTACTACGATTCGATCATCCACACGCGCCAGTACCAGGACCGCCTGGACACGCTGGAGCATGTGCGCGATGCCGGCCTGAAGACCTGCTGCGGCGGTATTGTCGGCATGGGCGAGACGCGCGCGCAGCGCGTTGGCCTGCTGCTGGCGCTGGCCACGTTGCCGGCACACCCCGATTCGGTGCCGATCAACAAGCTGGTGCAGGTGGCGGGCACGCCGCTGCATGGCAGCGCCGAACTGGACCCGTTCGAGTTCGTGCGCATGATCGCGGTGGCCCGCATCGCCATGCCGCGCTCGATGGTGCGGCTGTCGGCCGGCCGCGAGGCGATGAGCGACGAACTTCAGGCGCTGTGCTTCCTGGCCGGTGCCAATTCGATCTTCTACGGCGACAAGCTGCTGACCACCGGCAACCCGGAAAGCGAACGCGACCTGGCCCTGTTCGCGCGGCTGGGTCTGCAGCCAATGGCAGTACAGGTGGATGCCGAAGGCCACGACCACGGCGGCACCGTGCACGCAGATATCAGCGCCGATACGCCCGGCTGCGGCTGCGCTCACGCGGCCTGA
- a CDS encoding pyridoxal-phosphate dependent enzyme, which yields MSDSLLPRADDVLLAAARIAPHASVTPVLRSRTLDAMTGAQLAFKAEHLQRGGAFKFRGACNAVWSLDADRASTGVVTHSSGNHGAALALAARTRGIPCHVVVPEGAVAAKLANIARHGATLWRCPPTIADREATCARVQADTGATLVHPYADPAVMAGQGTAALELLHSDGPFDALLVPVGGGGLASGTALALQHASPQTRLILAEPAGADDTARSLATGERQGAFTPDTICDGLRTLIGAPNFDLLRAAGAEVIVVDDAATLAAMRLLWDVLKQVVEPSSATVLAAVLAQPQRFAGLRVGLVLSGGNVDLPALRWGAA from the coding sequence ATGAGCGATTCACTGTTGCCCCGCGCCGATGACGTCCTGCTTGCTGCTGCGAGGATCGCCCCGCATGCCAGCGTGACCCCGGTGCTGCGCTCGCGCACGCTCGATGCGATGACCGGCGCACAGCTGGCGTTCAAGGCCGAGCACCTGCAGCGCGGTGGCGCATTCAAGTTCCGTGGCGCCTGCAATGCGGTGTGGTCGCTCGATGCCGATCGTGCCAGTACCGGCGTGGTGACCCATTCCTCCGGCAACCACGGTGCCGCGCTGGCCCTGGCCGCACGCACCCGGGGCATCCCCTGCCATGTGGTGGTGCCGGAAGGGGCGGTGGCCGCCAAGCTGGCCAACATCGCCCGCCACGGCGCCACGCTCTGGCGCTGCCCGCCGACCATCGCCGACCGCGAGGCCACCTGTGCCAGGGTGCAGGCCGATACGGGCGCGACCCTGGTCCATCCGTACGCGGACCCGGCGGTGATGGCCGGTCAGGGCACTGCGGCCCTGGAACTGCTGCACAGCGACGGCCCGTTCGATGCGCTGTTGGTGCCGGTAGGCGGCGGTGGCCTGGCCAGCGGTACCGCGCTCGCCCTGCAGCACGCCAGTCCGCAGACCCGGCTGATTCTGGCCGAGCCGGCCGGTGCCGATGACACCGCGCGCTCGCTGGCCACCGGCGAGCGCCAGGGCGCGTTCACCCCGGACACCATCTGCGATGGCCTGCGTACCCTGATCGGCGCGCCCAATTTCGACTTGCTGCGCGCCGCCGGTGCCGAGGTCATCGTGGTCGATGACGCCGCAACGCTGGCGGCGATGCGCCTGCTGTGGGACGTGCTCAAGCAGGTAGTGGAACCCTCATCGGCCACCGTGCTGGCTGCGGTGCTGGCGCAGCCACAGCGCTTCGCCGGCCTGCGCGTGGGCCTGGTGTTGTCTGGCGGCAACGTCGACCTGCCAGCGCTGCGCTGGGGGGCTGCGTGA
- the bioC gene encoding malonyl-ACP O-methyltransferase BioC — protein sequence MPSHFDARHVRRAFARAATSYDAAAALQREVQSRLIESLDYLEARKPEVVLDIGSGTGHASALMKKRWPKAQVIALDVALPMLDQAKRQAGWWKPFQRLCGDAAALPLADNSVDVIFSNLCLQWVDDLPAVFAGFRRVLKPGGLLLCSTFGPETLVELNEAFAAADDRPHVSRFAQIAQFGDALMMAGFRDPVLDRDLFTLTYDDLPSLMRELRAMGATNARVDRRHTLTGRGRFAAAAAAYEPMRRADGKLPSSWEVIYAHAWAPDPGAPIREGGHDVAAVPVSAIPIRRKQT from the coding sequence ATGCCGTCCCACTTCGATGCCCGCCATGTCCGCCGCGCGTTCGCGCGTGCCGCCACCAGTTACGACGCTGCTGCCGCCCTGCAGCGCGAGGTGCAGTCGCGGCTGATCGAATCGCTGGACTACCTGGAGGCACGCAAGCCCGAGGTGGTGCTGGACATTGGTTCCGGCACCGGCCACGCCAGTGCGCTGATGAAGAAGCGCTGGCCCAAGGCACAGGTGATCGCGCTGGACGTGGCCTTGCCGATGCTGGACCAGGCCAAGCGCCAGGCCGGCTGGTGGAAGCCGTTCCAGCGCCTGTGCGGTGACGCCGCTGCGCTGCCGCTGGCCGACAACAGCGTCGACGTGATCTTCAGCAACCTGTGCCTGCAGTGGGTGGATGACCTGCCGGCGGTGTTCGCCGGGTTCCGCCGCGTGCTCAAGCCGGGTGGCCTGCTGCTGTGCTCGACCTTCGGCCCGGAAACCCTGGTGGAACTCAACGAAGCCTTCGCCGCCGCCGACGACCGCCCGCACGTGAGCCGCTTCGCGCAGATCGCGCAGTTCGGCGATGCACTGATGATGGCTGGCTTCCGCGACCCGGTGCTGGACCGCGATCTGTTCACCCTGACCTACGACGACCTGCCCTCGCTGATGCGCGAGCTGCGCGCGATGGGCGCGACCAATGCACGGGTAGACCGCCGTCATACCCTGACCGGGCGCGGACGTTTCGCGGCGGCGGCGGCGGCGTACGAACCGATGCGCCGCGCCGACGGCAAGCTGCCCAGCAGCTGGGAAGTGATCTACGCCCACGCCTGGGCACCGGACCCGGGCGCGCCGATCCGCGAGGGCGGGCATGACGTGGCCGCGGTGCCGGTGTCGGCGATTCCGATCCGTCGCAAGCAGACCTGA
- a CDS encoding SDR family oxidoreductase, protein MDLGITGRWALVCGASKGLGLGCARALVREGVNVVIVARGEAALQIAADELRALPGAGEVRTVVADITTEAGRKAVLAACPQVDILVNNAGGPPPGDFRNFERDDWIAALDANMLAPIALIRATVDAMIERGFGRIVNITSSAVKAPIDILALSNGARSGLTGFVAGLSRRTVAHNVTINNLLPGQFDTDRLRANFAHSAGKDGDAGDVAERRRQQIPAGRFGTPDEFGAACAFLCSAQAGYLTGQNLLIDGGAYPGTF, encoded by the coding sequence ATGGATCTGGGTATCACTGGTCGCTGGGCACTGGTCTGCGGCGCAAGCAAGGGGTTGGGCCTGGGCTGCGCGCGTGCACTGGTGCGCGAGGGCGTGAACGTAGTGATCGTGGCTCGTGGCGAGGCTGCACTGCAGATCGCTGCCGACGAACTGCGTGCACTGCCCGGTGCCGGTGAGGTACGCACCGTCGTCGCCGACATCACCACCGAGGCCGGCCGCAAGGCGGTACTGGCTGCCTGCCCGCAGGTGGACATCCTGGTCAACAACGCCGGTGGCCCGCCGCCCGGTGATTTCCGCAATTTCGAGCGCGACGACTGGATTGCCGCGCTGGACGCCAACATGCTGGCGCCGATCGCGCTGATCCGCGCCACCGTCGACGCGATGATCGAGCGCGGCTTCGGCCGCATCGTCAACATCACCTCGTCGGCGGTGAAGGCACCGATCGACATCCTGGCACTGTCCAACGGCGCGCGCAGTGGCCTGACCGGCTTCGTCGCCGGCCTGTCGCGCCGCACCGTGGCCCACAACGTCACGATCAACAACCTGCTTCCCGGCCAGTTCGACACCGATCGCCTGCGCGCCAACTTCGCCCACAGTGCGGGCAAGGACGGCGACGCCGGCGACGTGGCTGAACGCCGGCGCCAGCAGATTCCCGCCGGCCGCTTCGGCACGCCGGACGAATTCGGCGCCGCCTGCGCCTTCCTGTGCAGTGCACAGGCCGGTTACCTCACCGGGCAGAACCTGCTGATCGACGGCGGCGCCTACCCCGGTACGTTCTAA